The following proteins come from a genomic window of Salvia hispanica cultivar TCC Black 2014 chromosome 4, UniMelb_Shisp_WGS_1.0, whole genome shotgun sequence:
- the LOC125223377 gene encoding uncharacterized protein LOC125223377 — MAMGTERSKALHNFTMPCGLRWGNHRILRCMRVNSDAQTSPLRRHSDHHPIQQRRTTRERNKDDFLNESPKTCARGFSEDADNGIAATREKVMLDLQTAADKMKDAIFKDGLEEGEVAAASLPPAEAEGYCPWNLRTRRAAPGRSSGDSAADVGGGKSFRTDLPRPAGSSQIRSGQKSPMRKSDDGGAAAASGKKREREKFSVALSKRDIEEDFYAMVGHRPPRRPKKRPRIVQKQLDTLFPGLWLTEVTTDMYKVIEAAPH, encoded by the exons ATGGCTATGGGGACGGAACGATCCAAGGCGTTGCACAATTTCACGATGCCGTGCGGCCTCCGCTGGGGCAATCACCGGATCCTCCGCTGCATGAGGGTCAACTCCGACGCCCAAACCTCCCCCCTCCGCCGCCACTCCGATCACCACCCAATCCAGCAGCGCCGCACCACCAGGGAGCGCAATAAGGACGACTTTCTCAACGAATCGCCCAAAACGTGCGCCCGTGGATTCTCCGAGGACGCCGACAACGGGATTGCCGCCACCAGGGAGAAAGTCATGCTCGATCTCCAGACGGCGGCGGATAAGATGAAGGATGCGATCTTCAAGGACGGCCTCGAGGAAGGGGAGGTCGCCGCCGCCTCCCTGCCTCCTGCCGAGGCCGAGGGTTACTGCCCCTGGAATTTGAGGACGCGCCGCGCCGCGCCGGGAAGGAGCAGTGGCGACTCCGCCGCCGATGTCGGCGGCGGGAAGAGTTTCAGGACGGATTTGCCGCGGCCGGCTGGATCCTCTCAGATTCGGTCAGGGCAGAAATCGCCGATGCGTAAGAGTGACGACGGCGGTGCGGCGGCGGCGAGCGGGAAGAAGAGAGAGCGGGAGAAGTTCTCAGTGGCGCTATCGAAGCGAGACATCGAGGAGGATTTCTACGCGATGGTAGGTCACCGGCCGCCCCGTAGACCGAAGAAGAGGCCGAGGATTGTTCAGAAGCAATTGGAT ACCTTATTTCCGGGATTGTGGCTGACGGAAGTTACAACAGACATGTACAAGGTTATTGAAGCTGCCCCTCATTAG